The following proteins come from a genomic window of Rissa tridactyla isolate bRisTri1 chromosome 11, bRisTri1.patW.cur.20221130, whole genome shotgun sequence:
- the CXXC5 gene encoding CXXC-type zinc finger protein 5 isoform X2: MSNSGSHQDTGNKPETEKNNQDDSQPPVNSERRNKSGIISEPLNKSLKKSRPLSHYSTFGSSSSVSEHSEKGNPLANGNEATVDKSHSTSKHKNISSMLSKLDRVSEISSEGQTALQQFAQSTEMLKRVVQEHLPLASDHGTGISDMEAVSAAETMNGPSDFPYLGAFPINPGLFIMTPAGVFLAESALHMAGLAEYPMQNELASAINSGKKKRKRCGMCPPCRRRINCEQCSSCRNRKTGHQICKFRKCEELKKKPSAALEVMLPTGAAFRWFQ; the protein is encoded by the exons ATGTCAAATTCGGGCTCCCATcaagacactgggaacaagccagagacggaaaaaaataaccaagatgACTCTCAACCCCCCGTCAACTCCGAGAGGAGGAACAAAAGTGGAATAATAAGTGAACCTTTGAACAAAAGTCTTAAGAAGTCCCGTCCACTCTCCCACTATTCCACCTTTGGTAGCAGCAGCTCGGTAAGCGAACATTCAGAGAAAGGCAACCCCTTAGCTAATGGCAATGAAGCGACTGTGGATAAAAGTCATTCTACCTCAAAGCACAAAAACATCTCTAGTATGCTGAGCAAATTAGACCGGGTGTCGGAGATCTCCTCAGAAGGACAGACCGCCCTACAACAGTTTGCTCAGTCGACAGAAATGCTCAAAAGAGTGGTACAGGAGCATCTCCCTCTAGCAAGCGACCACGGGACTGGTATCTCTGACATGGAGGCCGTCTCAGCTGCAGAGACAATGAACGGCCCCTCTGATTTTCCTTACCTGGGGGCTTTTCCCATCAACCCAGGCCTTTTCATTATGACCCCTGCCGGCGTGTTTCTGGCAGAGAGCGCGCTCCATATGGCTGGCTTGGCAGAGTATCCCATGCAGAATGAGTTGGCATCTGCCATCAATTCGGGGAAAAAGAAACGGAAAAGATGCGGCATGTGCCCGCCCTGCCGAAGACGGATAAACTGCGAGCAGTGCAGCAGTTGTAGGAATCGCAAAACTGGCCACCAGATTTGCAAATTCCGAAAATGTGAAGAACTCAAAAAGAAGCCTTCTGCAGCACTGGAG GTGATGCTTCCTACAGGAGCCGCGTTCAGATGGTTCCAGTAG
- the CXXC5 gene encoding CXXC-type zinc finger protein 5 isoform X1, whose translation MSNSGSHQDTGNKPETEKNNQDDSQPPVNSERRNKSGIISEPLNKSLKKSRPLSHYSTFGSSSSVSEHSEKGNPLANGNEATVDKSHSTSKHKNISSMLSKLDRVSEISSEGQTALQQFAQSTEMLKRVVQEHLPLASDHGTGISDMEAVSAAETMNGPSDFPYLGAFPINPGLFIMTPAGVFLAESALHMAGLAEYPMQNELASAINSGKKKRKRCGMCPPCRRRINCEQCSSCRNRKTGHQICKFRKCEELKKKPSAALEKVMLPTGAAFRWFQ comes from the exons ATGTCAAATTCGGGCTCCCATcaagacactgggaacaagccagagacggaaaaaaataaccaagatgACTCTCAACCCCCCGTCAACTCCGAGAGGAGGAACAAAAGTGGAATAATAAGTGAACCTTTGAACAAAAGTCTTAAGAAGTCCCGTCCACTCTCCCACTATTCCACCTTTGGTAGCAGCAGCTCGGTAAGCGAACATTCAGAGAAAGGCAACCCCTTAGCTAATGGCAATGAAGCGACTGTGGATAAAAGTCATTCTACCTCAAAGCACAAAAACATCTCTAGTATGCTGAGCAAATTAGACCGGGTGTCGGAGATCTCCTCAGAAGGACAGACCGCCCTACAACAGTTTGCTCAGTCGACAGAAATGCTCAAAAGAGTGGTACAGGAGCATCTCCCTCTAGCAAGCGACCACGGGACTGGTATCTCTGACATGGAGGCCGTCTCAGCTGCAGAGACAATGAACGGCCCCTCTGATTTTCCTTACCTGGGGGCTTTTCCCATCAACCCAGGCCTTTTCATTATGACCCCTGCCGGCGTGTTTCTGGCAGAGAGCGCGCTCCATATGGCTGGCTTGGCAGAGTATCCCATGCAGAATGAGTTGGCATCTGCCATCAATTCGGGGAAAAAGAAACGGAAAAGATGCGGCATGTGCCCGCCCTGCCGAAGACGGATAAACTGCGAGCAGTGCAGCAGTTGTAGGAATCGCAAAACTGGCCACCAGATTTGCAAATTCCGAAAATGTGAAGAACTCAAAAAGAAGCCTTCTGCAGCACTGGAG aagGTGATGCTTCCTACAGGAGCCGCGTTCAGATGGTTCCAGTAG